The Deinococcus aquaticus genomic interval CGGCGGGGGTCTGGAGGTTGCTTTTGGCGCGGTCGAGGATGCCGCGTAGCACGCGGGGGTTGGTGTCGGGGCCGATGCCGGGGAGGCTGCCCATGATGTCTTTGAGGACGTCGAGCTGGTCGTCGTCGTCGTAGATGACGAAGCCGCGCCGGAGGCCGATGTGTTCGCCGTAGGCGCGCAGGATGCGCACGCCGGCGCTGTGGAAGGTGCTCATCCAGAGGTTCTGGGCGCCGGGGACGAGGTGGCTGGCGCGTTCGCGCATCTCGGCGGCGGCTTTGTTGGTGAAGGTCACGGCGAGGATCTCGCCGGGTTGCACGTCGTAGTGGCCGATCAGGTGGGCGATACGGTAGATGAGGGTGCGGGTTTTGCCGCTGCCGGCGCCGGCGATGACCAGGGCGGGGCCGGTGTAGTGGTCGGCGGCCTGTGCCTGGGTGGGGTTCAGTTGGGCGAGCAGGTCGGGCGGGTTCACCTGGGAATTGTATCAGGCAGCGTTCTGCCCTGGGCGTAATGGCCTGCCCTGGGTGTGATGGGCGGGGCCGGCCGTGTTCCCGGGCAGGGCACGGTTTTCGGGCTGCCTAACCCTGCTACGCTCCACGGGTGACGGCTTCCTCGACCTCCCTGCAGACCTCTTCGCGCGCGTCCAGACTGGCGCTGGGCAGCATTCTCGTGGCGGTGGTGGTGCTGTCCCTGAAGTACGTGGCGTACCTCATGACGGGCAGCGTGGCACTGTACTCGGACGCGCTGGAGAGCATCATCAACGTGGCGGCGGCGGTCGCGGCGCTGATCGCGCTGCGGGTCGCGGCCCGCCCGGCGGATGCCAACCACCCGTACGGGCACACGAAGGCCGAGTACTTCAGCGCGGTGGCCGAGGGCGTGCTGATCGTGCTGGCGGCGGCCGCGATCGTGCGCGAGGCGCTGCCGGCGCTGCTGAACCCGGCCACCTTGCCGGAGCAGGCCGGACTGGGACTGGCGGGGCTGGGCGTGAACCTGGGGGCGGGCCTGCTGAACGCGGTGTGGGCGTCGGTGCTGCTGCGTCAGGGGCGGGCGCTGCGTTCGCCGGCGCTGCTGGCGGACGGGCGGCACATCTTCAGTGACGTGGTGACCAGCGTGGGGGTGCTGCTGGGCGTGCTGGCGGCGCGCCTGACGGGGCAGGCGTGGCTGGACCCGCTGCTGGCGATTCTGGTGGCGCTGAACATCCTGTGGAGCGGGTGGCTGCTGGTGCGGGAGAGCGTGGGCGGCCTGATGGACGCGGCGGTGGAACCGGATACCGAGGCGAAGATCCGGCAGGCGATGAGTCTGCACGGGCAGGGCGCGCTGGAGATGCATGACCTGCGGACCCGGCATGCGGGAAGCGTGACGTTCATCGAGTTTCACATGGTGGTGCCGGGTGACATGACGGTGCAGGAGGCGCACAGCATCTGCGACCGCCTGGAGGACGCCATCCGGGCCGAGACGCCGCAGTCGTCGATCAGCATTCATGTGGAGCCGCAGGAGAAGGCCAAGCATCACGGCGTGCTGGTGCTGTAGAGACCGCTGTCTGTCGGGGGCGCTGTCAGCATTGATACTGATCACGCCCGGGCAGGTGTGGAGTTCCGTGATGCGGGACGACCCGCCGGTTGGCAGGTCAGTTCAGGCGCGCCCAGCGCAGGTTGGGGCTGTTCAGGGGCTTCATGAAGCCCGGCTTCATCTGACAGTTCCTTCATGTCGAACGACCGTGCCTATACTCCCCTGAGTTAACGTTTCAGGGAGGATGTATGGGCGAGATTGACGTGCCGAACGACGTGCACATCCGTTCCACGGTGGGGCCGACGCGGCCGCCACGTGGCGAGCAGGTTCAGGTGACGGTGGACGGCGCGCCGCAACTGGCGTGGGTGGGCGAGCCGCTGGTGGACGTGATCAACCGCGCGCAGATCGAACTGGCGCAGGTGTGTTACCACCCGCAGCTGGGGCCTATTCAGACGTGCGATACCTGCGCGGTCGAGATCGACGGTGTGGTGGGGCGCGCCTGCGGCACGAAGGTGGCGGCCGGGATGATCGTCCGCACGCAGACGACCGCCGCCCGCGCCGCGCAGCGGGACGCGTACGACCGGATCGTGGCGAACCACGACCTGTACTGCACGGTCTGCGACAACAACAACGGGAACTGCACGGTGCACAACACGCTGGGCCTGCTGGGCATCGATCATCAGACCCGTCCCTTCCAGCCCAAGGGCTACGAGAAGGACGAGTCGAACCCCTTCTACCGCTACGACCCGGACCAGTGCATCCTGTGCGGACGCTGCGTGGAGGCCTGCCAGAACGTGCAGGTGAACGAGACCCTGACCATCGGCTGGGAGATGGAGCAGCCGCGCGTGCTGTGGGACGGCGGGAAACCCATCGGCGAGAGCAGTTGCGTCAGCTGCGGGCACTGCGTCACGGTCTGCCCCTGCAACGCCCTGATCGAGAACTCCATGATCGGCGAGGCGGGCCTGTTCACGGGCATTCCGCTGCCCGTCTGGGACGCCGCCATCGACGTGGTCAAGGGCGTGGAGGCCAGCGCGGGCCTCAAGCCGATCATGAACGTGAGTGAGATCGAGTCGGCCGCGCGCGACCGCTACATCAAGAAGACCAAGACGGTCTGCACGTACTGCGGGGTGGGCTGCTCGTTCGACGTGTGGACCGACGAGCGGCACATCCTGAAGGTCGAACCCGGCCTGGGGCATGCCAACGGTATCAGCACCTGCGTGAAAGGCAAGTTCGGCTGGGATTACGTGAACAGCACCGACCGCCTGACCGCCCCGCTGATCCGTGAGGGCGACCGGTTCCGCGAGGCGACCTGGGACGAGGCGCTGGACCTCGTGGCGCGCCGCTTCATGGAGATCCGCGCCAAGGACGGCCCGGATGCCCTGGCGTTCGTGGCGAGCAGCAAGGCCAGCAACGAGGAAGCGTTCATGGTGCAGAAGTTCGCCCGTCAGGTGATCGGGACGAACAACGTGGACAACTGCTCGCGGTACTGCCAGTCCCCCGCAAGCAAGGGTCTGTCCCTGACGACCGGGATCGGCGCGGACAGCGGCACCATCAAGGACATCGAGAACGCTTCTCTGGTCATCACGGTGGGCAGCAACGCCGCCGAGAGCCACCCGGTTCTGGCGACCCGCGTGAAGCGCGCGCAGAAGCTGGGCCACACGAAGGTCATCGTGTTCGACATCCGCGAGCATGAACTTGCGACCCGCGCCGACCAGTTCATCCGCCCGAAACCCGGTACGGACTTCGTGTGGCTGGCCGCCGTCAGCAAGTTCATCCTGGATAACGGCCTGGAGGACAAGGCG includes:
- a CDS encoding cation diffusion facilitator family transporter produces the protein MTASSTSLQTSSRASRLALGSILVAVVVLSLKYVAYLMTGSVALYSDALESIINVAAAVAALIALRVAARPADANHPYGHTKAEYFSAVAEGVLIVLAAAAIVREALPALLNPATLPEQAGLGLAGLGVNLGAGLLNAVWASVLLRQGRALRSPALLADGRHIFSDVVTSVGVLLGVLAARLTGQAWLDPLLAILVALNILWSGWLLVRESVGGLMDAAVEPDTEAKIRQAMSLHGQGALEMHDLRTRHAGSVTFIEFHMVVPGDMTVQEAHSICDRLEDAIRAETPQSSISIHVEPQEKAKHHGVLVL
- the fdhF gene encoding formate dehydrogenase subunit alpha, which codes for MGEIDVPNDVHIRSTVGPTRPPRGEQVQVTVDGAPQLAWVGEPLVDVINRAQIELAQVCYHPQLGPIQTCDTCAVEIDGVVGRACGTKVAAGMIVRTQTTAARAAQRDAYDRIVANHDLYCTVCDNNNGNCTVHNTLGLLGIDHQTRPFQPKGYEKDESNPFYRYDPDQCILCGRCVEACQNVQVNETLTIGWEMEQPRVLWDGGKPIGESSCVSCGHCVTVCPCNALIENSMIGEAGLFTGIPLPVWDAAIDVVKGVEASAGLKPIMNVSEIESAARDRYIKKTKTVCTYCGVGCSFDVWTDERHILKVEPGLGHANGISTCVKGKFGWDYVNSTDRLTAPLIREGDRFREATWDEALDLVARRFMEIRAKDGPDALAFVASSKASNEEAFMVQKFARQVIGTNNVDNCSRYCQSPASKGLSLTTGIGADSGTIKDIENASLVITVGSNAAESHPVLATRVKRAQKLGHTKVIVFDIREHELATRADQFIRPKPGTDFVWLAAVSKFILDNGLEDKAFLAERVNGLEQFRQSISTYTLAYAERETGIDAGTLETLARQIAAEERVAILWAMGVTQQCGGSDTSAAISNLLLITGNFGKLGAGGFPLRGHNNVQGASDMGAMPDQVSGYQPVGDDLVVQRHQREWGVTLRPERGLDNTQMLDAAIQGTLKAMWITGEEMSLTDANANHLAQGFEALEFLVVQDLYFTNTARYADVVFPAAASLEKEGTFTNTERRIQRLYEVMPPLKGTKPDWQIYQGVAQRMGANWKYSHPGEIMDEIARLTPFFAGVSYDRLQGYDTLCWPVAEDGTDSPLLHQERFNFPDGKARLYPATYKPRQEAPNDEFDLHLNSGRMLEHFHEGNMTFRVEGIAGKAPDSFVEVSPELAADRQLQSGQWVRLISEHGAVRLRALVTARVSGHEVFVPMNARKAEDAVNFLTGSRGDSITNTPAYKDTRVRMEVLHDVGENPLPAKNHRWGHPTPQTGVEVERKWSRPDYVFPGGLLPMHGDSLNARADALGGADD